In a genomic window of Fusobacterium sp.:
- a CDS encoding FprA family A-type flavoprotein — protein sequence MYCCTKVTNDVSWIGVNDRKTERFENYMPLPYGVAYNSYLINDEKTCVIDAVEFGSSALYIEKVMLGLDGKNLDYIVINHVEPDHSSGLKDVLRVFPNVKIVGNSKTLGMLRAFNIEFPDENFVTIKEGDILDLGKHKLTFAMIPMVHWPESMVTYDITEKILFSNDAFGGFGALDGGIFDDEVNFDFYIDEMRRYYANIVGKYGAQVTSAIKKLAGFEIKLICPSHGLIWRKDIAKVISLYSTWAQLLPEEEGVVIVYGSMYGNTAKMAEIIGRELNAQGIKEVKIYDASKTDHSFIVAEIWKYKGLVIGSCAHNNSVYPKVQPLLHKLENYGLKNRYLGIFGTMMWSGGGVRGIEAFASGLKGIEVVAESVEVKGTPKTEDLERLENIARKIAAKLIDERN from the coding sequence ATGTATTGTTGTACTAAAGTTACAAATGATGTATCATGGATAGGTGTTAATGACAGAAAAACTGAAAGATTTGAAAACTATATGCCATTACCATATGGAGTTGCATATAATTCGTATCTGATAAATGATGAAAAAACTTGTGTTATAGATGCGGTTGAATTTGGCAGTTCAGCTCTTTATATTGAAAAAGTGATGTTGGGACTTGATGGAAAAAATCTTGATTATATAGTTATCAATCATGTAGAACCAGATCATTCAAGTGGCTTAAAAGATGTATTGAGAGTTTTTCCAAATGTAAAAATAGTTGGAAATTCTAAAACTTTAGGAATGCTTAGAGCTTTCAATATTGAATTTCCAGATGAAAACTTTGTTACTATAAAAGAAGGAGATATATTGGATTTGGGAAAACATAAGCTTACTTTTGCTATGATACCAATGGTGCATTGGCCAGAATCAATGGTAACTTATGATATTACTGAAAAAATTCTTTTTTCTAATGATGCTTTTGGAGGATTTGGAGCGCTAGATGGAGGAATATTTGATGACGAAGTAAATTTTGATTTTTATATTGATGAAATGAGAAGATATTATGCAAATATAGTAGGAAAATATGGGGCACAGGTTACTAGTGCGATTAAAAAACTTGCTGGATTTGAAATTAAACTTATATGTCCTTCTCATGGGTTGATATGGAGAAAGGACATAGCAAAAGTTATATCTTTATATAGTACTTGGGCTCAGCTTCTTCCAGAAGAAGAGGGAGTAGTAATAGTTTATGGAAGCATGTATGGAAATACAGCTAAAATGGCTGAAATTATAGGAAGAGAATTAAATGCTCAAGGAATAAAAGAAGTAAAAATATATGATGCTTCCAAAACAGACCATTCTTTTATAGTTGCTGAAATATGGAAATATAAAGGGTTAGTAATTGGTTCTTGTGCACATAACAATTCAGTTTATCCTAAAGTTCAACCATTACTTCATAAATTAGAAAATTATGGATTAAAAAATAGATATTTAGGAATATTTGGAACTATGATGTGGAGTGGTGGAGGAGTAAGAGGAATAGAAGCTTTTGCTAGTGGTCTGAAAGGAATAGAAGTAGTAGCAGAATCTGTAGAAGTGAAAGGAACTCCAAAAACTGAAGACTTGGAAAGATTAGAAAATATTGCAAGAAAAATAGCAGCTAAACTAATAGATGAAAGAAATTAA